The Urbifossiella limnaea genome has a window encoding:
- a CDS encoding DUF1501 domain-containing protein, with product MLNIPLGRTRFCDGVSRRSFLRAGTFAFGATALTQADLLRAEAAQGGLPRTGHKAVINIFLGGGPPHQDMWDLKPDAPAEVRGEFRPISTKVAGIQIGETFPRIAAMADKFAFIRSIVGASGGHDAFQATTGWRQESLAPMGGRPSLGSVAARLQGNVDASVPPFVGLAETTQHGPWSDPGRSGFLGAAFGAFKPRGPDLANMVLNSSNRDQLPSRKELLTSFDQLRSGLERDGALKTADLHTARAMDVLLSSKLVDALDVSKESQKTRDRYGDGKPFQFQFDGAPTVNEQLLMARRLVEAGVRVVTLSYGRWDSHGKNFDLVRDHGPKLDQCLTALVEDLSVRGMLDDVTVIAWGEFGRTPKINGGAGRDHWPQVSCAILAGGGMKTGQVIGATNRLGEFATSRPTTFGEVFATLYHNLGLNPMTNMVNDPTGRPQHLADGVPMPELV from the coding sequence ATGCTCAACATCCCACTCGGCCGCACCCGCTTCTGCGACGGCGTCAGCCGCCGTAGCTTCCTCCGCGCGGGCACGTTCGCCTTCGGCGCGACGGCGCTGACGCAAGCCGACCTCCTCCGCGCCGAAGCCGCCCAGGGCGGGCTGCCGCGGACGGGGCACAAGGCCGTCATCAACATCTTCCTCGGCGGCGGCCCGCCCCACCAGGACATGTGGGACCTGAAGCCCGACGCCCCCGCCGAAGTCCGCGGCGAGTTCCGCCCGATCAGCACGAAGGTGGCCGGCATCCAGATCGGCGAGACCTTCCCGCGCATCGCAGCGATGGCCGACAAGTTCGCCTTCATCCGCAGCATCGTCGGCGCCAGCGGCGGCCACGACGCCTTCCAGGCCACCACCGGCTGGCGGCAGGAGTCACTGGCCCCGATGGGCGGCCGCCCCAGCCTCGGGAGCGTCGCCGCACGCCTGCAGGGGAACGTGGACGCGTCGGTGCCGCCGTTCGTCGGCCTCGCCGAGACGACGCAGCACGGGCCGTGGAGCGACCCGGGCCGCAGCGGCTTCCTCGGCGCCGCCTTCGGGGCGTTCAAGCCGCGCGGTCCGGACCTGGCGAACATGGTGCTGAACAGCAGCAACCGCGACCAGCTGCCCAGCCGCAAGGAGCTGCTGACTAGCTTCGACCAGCTCCGCAGTGGTCTGGAGCGCGACGGGGCGCTGAAGACGGCCGACCTGCACACCGCTCGCGCGATGGACGTGCTGCTGTCGAGCAAGCTCGTGGACGCCCTCGACGTGTCGAAGGAGAGCCAGAAGACGCGGGACCGCTACGGCGACGGCAAGCCCTTCCAGTTCCAGTTCGACGGCGCCCCGACCGTGAACGAGCAGCTGCTGATGGCCCGCCGGCTCGTCGAGGCCGGCGTCCGCGTCGTCACGCTGAGCTACGGCCGGTGGGACAGCCACGGCAAGAACTTCGACCTCGTCCGCGACCACGGCCCCAAGCTCGACCAGTGTCTGACGGCGCTCGTGGAGGACCTGAGCGTCCGCGGGATGCTCGACGACGTGACGGTGATCGCGTGGGGCGAGTTCGGGCGGACGCCGAAGATCAACGGCGGCGCCGGCCGCGACCACTGGCCGCAGGTCAGCTGCGCCATCCTCGCCGGCGGCGGCATGAAGACGGGTCAGGTGATCGGCGCGACGAACCGCCTCGGCGAGTTCGCGACCTCCCGGCCGACGACGTTTGGTGAGGTGTTCGCCACGCTGTACCACAACCTCGGGCTGAACCCCATGACGAACATGGTGAACGACCCGACCGGCCGGCCACAGCACCTCGCCGACGGCGTGCCGATGCCCGAGTTGGTGTAA
- a CDS encoding sulfate ABC transporter substrate-binding protein, translated as MWTKFLFAVGGVYLVAAAAWIVSAGVVRDGGGTDLLNVACDPTRELWRDINAAFIRDYAEKKGTTVTVRMSHGGSASQAQAVANGLEADVVTLAMFPDTDMVRKAGLLEAGWEKKLPNRSLPYVSTIVFVVRKGNPKNVRGWADLARDDVSAITPNPKTSGNGKWSFLALWGSVIWSGGTEAEAREYVRGVYSRTPVLDAAARGATMTFASKKIGDVHLTWENEAHLEVDEGHGELEIVYPLSRAGKAMSVLAEPHVALVDKVADRRGTRVAAEAYLNFLYTEPAQELIARHHHRPTLKRVADRHRDHFPDLDLRTATGLVPSGTWDEVLRTYFADGAEFDQMYSRRSK; from the coding sequence GTGTGGACGAAGTTCCTGTTCGCCGTCGGTGGCGTGTACCTCGTCGCGGCAGCGGCCTGGATCGTGTCCGCCGGTGTCGTCCGGGATGGTGGCGGAACCGACCTGCTGAACGTCGCCTGCGACCCGACGCGCGAGCTGTGGCGCGACATCAACGCCGCCTTCATCCGCGACTATGCGGAGAAGAAGGGGACGACGGTGACCGTCCGCATGTCGCACGGCGGCTCCGCGAGTCAGGCACAGGCCGTTGCCAACGGGCTCGAAGCGGATGTCGTCACGCTGGCGATGTTCCCCGACACCGACATGGTGCGGAAGGCCGGACTCCTGGAAGCGGGTTGGGAGAAGAAGCTGCCGAACCGGTCGCTGCCGTACGTGTCCACCATCGTGTTCGTGGTGCGGAAGGGGAACCCGAAGAACGTCCGCGGCTGGGCCGACCTGGCCCGCGACGACGTGTCGGCCATCACGCCGAACCCCAAGACGTCGGGCAACGGAAAGTGGAGCTTCCTGGCGCTCTGGGGCTCCGTGATCTGGAGCGGTGGCACCGAGGCCGAGGCCCGGGAGTACGTCCGCGGCGTGTACAGCCGGACGCCCGTACTCGACGCCGCCGCCCGCGGCGCGACCATGACGTTCGCGTCGAAGAAGATCGGCGACGTTCACCTGACGTGGGAGAACGAGGCCCACCTGGAGGTGGACGAGGGGCACGGCGAGCTGGAGATCGTCTACCCGCTGAGCCGCGCCGGGAAGGCCATGAGCGTGCTCGCCGAGCCGCACGTAGCGCTCGTGGACAAGGTGGCCGACCGCCGCGGCACCCGCGTCGCGGCCGAGGCCTACTTGAACTTCCTTTACACCGAGCCGGCGCAGGAGTTGATCGCCCGGCACCACCACCGGCCGACGTTGAAGCGGGTGGCCGACCGCCACCGCGATCACTTCCCGGACCTGGACCTGCGAACCGCGACGGGCCTCGTGCCCTCCGGTACGTGGGACGAGGTGCTGCGGACGTACTTCGCCGACGGCGCCGAATTCGACCAGATGTACTCCCGCCGCTCGAAGTAG
- the cysT gene encoding sulfate ABC transporter permease subunit CysT translates to MSRVSRRALPGFGLSLGYTVTYLSLLVLIPLAAVVARAGSLGPAEFLDAAWTPRARAAYLLTFGTAGAAALVNVVLGLVVAWSLVRYEFPLKRIVDALVDVPLALPTAVAGLVYATLYAENGWIGQYLVPLGVEVAYTRLGIVVVLVFTGFPFVVRTVQPVLADLDAEAEEAAAVLGATRWETFRRVLLPTLIPPALTGFALALARGLGEYGSVVFISSNLPFQTEVAPMLIAARLEEGPASYPAAAAIAVVLLGISFALLVVVNLLERWAQRHAG, encoded by the coding sequence ATGAGCCGCGTCAGCCGGCGGGCGCTGCCGGGCTTCGGGCTGTCGCTCGGGTACACCGTCACGTACCTGAGCCTCCTCGTGCTCATCCCGCTCGCCGCGGTCGTGGCGCGGGCGGGGTCGCTCGGGCCGGCCGAGTTCCTCGACGCCGCGTGGACGCCGCGCGCCCGCGCGGCGTACCTCCTCACGTTCGGCACCGCCGGCGCCGCGGCGCTGGTGAACGTCGTCCTCGGCCTGGTCGTCGCGTGGTCGCTCGTCCGCTACGAGTTCCCGCTCAAGCGGATCGTGGACGCCCTCGTGGACGTGCCGCTCGCGCTGCCGACGGCGGTCGCGGGGCTGGTGTACGCCACGCTGTACGCCGAAAACGGCTGGATCGGGCAGTACCTCGTGCCGCTCGGCGTCGAGGTGGCCTACACCCGCCTCGGCATCGTCGTGGTGCTGGTCTTCACCGGGTTCCCGTTCGTCGTCCGCACCGTGCAGCCGGTCCTCGCCGACCTCGACGCCGAGGCGGAGGAAGCCGCGGCGGTGCTCGGCGCGACGCGCTGGGAAACCTTCCGCCGCGTGCTGCTCCCGACGCTGATCCCGCCCGCACTCACCGGCTTCGCCCTGGCCCTGGCCCGCGGGCTCGGCGAGTACGGCTCCGTCGTGTTCATCTCCAGCAACCTGCCGTTCCAGACCGAAGTCGCGCCGATGCTCATCGCCGCGCGGCTGGAGGAAGGCCCGGCCAGCTACCCGGCGGCGGCCGCCATCGCCGTCGTGCTCCTGGGCATCTCGTTCGCGCTGCTCGTGGTCGTAAACCTGCTCGAACGGTGGGCCCAGCGCCATGCCGGCTGA
- the cysW gene encoding sulfate ABC transporter permease subunit CysW, whose translation MPAELLDAPAVAPTRPRTDPAVVRYTLIGLTYLIVGGLIVLPLVAVFHFALRNGIGEYWTNLTTNRDTRHAVFLTLVVAPVAVAMNVVFGVAAAWLIARFRFPGRTVLTTLIDLPFSVSPVVAGLIFVMIFGAQAPLGAWLQEHGYRVIFAPPGIVLATAFVTFPFVARELIPVMEAAGPEEELAGRSLGASGWQLFWRVTLPNVKWGLLYGVILCNARAMGEFGAVYVVSGRIGGETDTIPLQIQKLFDTPGRSGISDAFALASVLTMLALVSLVVKVLIEPKLREKPEPPAES comes from the coding sequence ATGCCGGCTGAGTTGCTCGACGCCCCCGCCGTCGCCCCCACGCGCCCGCGGACAGACCCCGCGGTCGTCCGGTACACGCTAATCGGGCTTACGTACCTGATCGTCGGCGGGTTGATCGTGCTGCCGCTCGTCGCCGTGTTCCACTTCGCGCTGCGGAACGGCATCGGCGAATACTGGACGAACCTGACGACGAACCGCGACACCCGGCACGCCGTGTTCCTCACGCTCGTCGTGGCCCCGGTCGCGGTGGCGATGAACGTCGTGTTCGGCGTCGCCGCGGCGTGGCTGATCGCCCGCTTCCGCTTCCCCGGCCGCACCGTCCTGACCACGCTCATCGACTTGCCGTTCTCGGTGTCGCCGGTGGTGGCGGGGCTCATCTTCGTGATGATCTTTGGGGCGCAGGCGCCGCTCGGGGCGTGGCTCCAGGAGCACGGCTACCGCGTCATCTTCGCCCCGCCGGGGATCGTACTGGCGACGGCGTTCGTGACGTTCCCGTTCGTGGCCCGCGAGCTGATCCCGGTGATGGAGGCGGCCGGCCCCGAGGAGGAGTTGGCCGGCCGTAGCCTCGGCGCGAGCGGGTGGCAGCTGTTCTGGCGGGTGACGCTGCCGAACGTGAAGTGGGGGCTGCTCTACGGCGTGATCCTGTGCAACGCCCGCGCGATGGGCGAGTTCGGCGCCGTGTACGTGGTGTCCGGCCGCATCGGCGGCGAGACGGACACGATCCCGCTGCAGATCCAGAAGCTGTTCGACACCCCGGGCCGCAGCGGCATCTCGGACGCCTTCGCCCTGGCGTCGGTACTGACGATGCTGGCGCTGGTGAGTCTGGTGGTCAAGGTGCTGATCGAGCCGAAACTCCGCGAGAAGCCCGAGCCGCCGGCCGAGTCGTGA
- a CDS encoding ABC transporter ATP-binding protein has product MPPAIRCRGLVKTYPGKPPVEAVRGLDLDVPAGECFGLLGPNGAGKTTTLEIVEGLLEPTAGEVEVLGLTWDRDGAAIRRRIGISLQETRLADKLTVRETVTLFRSFYPAGIAVDDAIGRVSLEEKAAAQVEKLSGGQKQRLAVAAALVGDPELLFLDEPTTGLDPQSRRQLWDVIRDFRGRGRTVVLTTHYMDEAERLCDRVAVVDHGKVIALGTPRTLIADLGGEHVVEFSVDGELPATVHTECGRLPAVQAVRAEAGGYRLTVGDPAAAIPPLMDLLRGNGVRLAGLTTRTATLEDVFVTLTGRHLRDAA; this is encoded by the coding sequence ATGCCACCCGCCATCCGCTGCCGCGGCCTCGTGAAGACGTACCCCGGCAAGCCGCCGGTCGAAGCCGTGCGCGGGCTCGATCTGGACGTGCCGGCCGGCGAGTGCTTCGGCCTCCTCGGCCCGAACGGGGCCGGAAAGACGACCACGCTCGAAATCGTTGAAGGGCTCCTCGAACCGACCGCCGGCGAGGTCGAAGTCCTCGGCCTGACGTGGGACCGCGACGGGGCCGCCATCCGCCGCCGCATCGGCATCTCGCTCCAGGAAACGCGGCTCGCCGACAAGCTCACCGTCCGCGAGACGGTCACCCTGTTCCGCTCCTTCTACCCCGCCGGGATCGCCGTCGACGACGCCATCGGTCGCGTGTCGCTGGAGGAGAAGGCGGCCGCACAGGTGGAGAAACTCTCCGGCGGCCAGAAGCAGCGGCTGGCGGTCGCGGCCGCGCTCGTCGGCGACCCCGAGTTGCTGTTCCTCGACGAGCCGACGACGGGCCTCGACCCGCAGTCGCGGCGTCAGTTGTGGGACGTCATCCGCGACTTCCGCGGCCGCGGCCGAACCGTCGTGCTGACGACGCACTACATGGACGAGGCGGAGCGGCTGTGCGACCGCGTCGCCGTCGTCGACCACGGCAAGGTCATCGCCCTGGGCACGCCGCGCACGCTGATCGCCGACCTGGGCGGCGAGCACGTCGTCGAGTTCAGCGTGGACGGCGAGCTCCCCGCGACGGTTCACACCGAGTGCGGCCGGCTGCCGGCCGTGCAGGCCGTCCGTGCCGAGGCCGGCGGTTACCGGCTGACCGTCGGCGACCCGGCAGCCGCGATCCCGCCTCTGATGGACTTACTGCGCGGCAACGGCGTCCGCCTCGCCGGGCTGACCACGCGGACGGCCACGCTCGAAGACGTGTTCGTCACGCTCACCGGCCGCCACCTCCGCGACGCGGCGTGA